One region of Syntrophorhabdaceae bacterium genomic DNA includes:
- a CDS encoding beta-ketoacyl-[acyl-carrier-protein] synthase family protein — MFRVAITGIGIISCLGNDSETVAASLRQGKSGIVVDEKRIELGFRSPLTGAIKDFVPHSSLSRKQLKTMPDFAVQAYTAAMDALALSGLTPEEIQNGETGLIFGCDSSCVAAIEQAKLVIDQGDTKGIGSGLIFRSMTSTVTMNLNTLLKTKGACWSISSACSSGGHAIGQAADLISLGRQERVICGGAQEINWESMCSFDGINAFSTRIDNPQGASRPFDEGRDGLVPSGGAAAVILERYDLAQQRGARILGEILSYAFSSDGYNLSVPSEEGIAAGMRKGLSSAGLEPSGIDYICAHATSTPVGDAAEAACISSVFGDPTPPVSSTKSMTGHELWMSGASQVVYSVIMARHGFIAPNINFEKPDRRSEKLNIVRETIFRPPRVVLCNSAGFGGTNSCLILKLNA, encoded by the coding sequence ATGTTTAGAGTAGCCATAACCGGTATCGGTATTATCTCCTGTCTGGGCAATGATTCAGAGACCGTAGCCGCGTCGCTTCGCCAGGGAAAATCAGGCATCGTAGTCGATGAGAAGCGAATAGAACTGGGGTTTCGCAGCCCCCTTACGGGGGCGATTAAAGATTTTGTGCCCCATAGCAGCCTGTCAAGGAAACAACTTAAAACCATGCCCGATTTCGCGGTTCAGGCCTACACCGCCGCCATGGACGCCCTGGCCCTGTCCGGGCTGACCCCGGAAGAGATCCAAAATGGAGAAACGGGTCTGATTTTCGGGTGTGACTCGAGTTGTGTAGCGGCCATCGAGCAGGCAAAACTGGTGATCGACCAGGGCGACACAAAGGGCATCGGCAGCGGTCTCATCTTCAGGTCCATGACGTCTACGGTAACCATGAATCTCAATACCCTTCTCAAAACCAAGGGCGCCTGCTGGTCCATCAGCTCCGCCTGTTCGAGCGGCGGTCATGCGATCGGGCAAGCGGCAGATTTGATTTCCCTGGGCCGCCAGGAACGGGTGATATGCGGGGGCGCCCAGGAGATCAACTGGGAATCCATGTGCAGTTTCGATGGAATCAACGCCTTTTCGACAAGAATCGATAATCCTCAAGGGGCAAGCAGACCCTTCGACGAAGGTCGTGATGGCCTTGTCCCAAGCGGAGGGGCCGCCGCGGTCATACTTGAGCGCTATGACCTCGCGCAACAAAGGGGGGCACGAATCCTTGGAGAAATCCTCTCCTATGCCTTTTCTTCGGATGGATACAATCTCTCTGTCCCGAGCGAGGAGGGTATTGCCGCCGGCATGCGAAAGGGACTCAGTAGCGCCGGCCTGGAACCTTCCGGGATAGATTATATCTGCGCCCATGCCACCTCGACTCCCGTGGGAGATGCCGCTGAGGCGGCCTGCATCTCTTCCGTTTTCGGCGACCCTACACCCCCCGTCTCCTCCACCAAATCGATGACGGGTCACGAGTTGTGGATGTCCGGGGCCTCGCAGGTAGTATATTCTGTTATCATGGCCCGCCATGGCTTTATCGCCCCTAACATCAATTTTGAAAAGCCCGATAGAAGATCGGAAAAGTTAAATATCGTGAGAGAGACCATTTTCCGGCCGCCCCGTGTAGTGCTATGCAATTCCGCGGGGTTCGGCGGCACCAATTCCTGTCTGATCCTGAAATTGAACGCATGA
- a CDS encoding polysaccharide deacetylase family protein — MRVNVAPGIVNALCFDIDDLAYGLNMRNGTHLPYGGLVEKETYVLLESLVKMDIRATMFVPGYVARRYPGVVREIGRAGHEVASHGYTHMTAERLGRKGFREDASMSKSMLEDLLSAEVSTYKAPEWSITPCTPWAYDELISVGYRVDHTAQPALLKSLGRLPDDMEPFTYKDSLTVIPVTSCRLFGRDFPLNGGLFCAYVPISAQIRHYRRLNRKGVPFNYYCHPFEIHPQGANKHPWKYGSVWAAFYGIYFGIYRHHLSHLAEQFRFAPLKTAYRAYLPSMNDASSLYRYASGNGFPA, encoded by the coding sequence GTGAGAGTGAATGTTGCCCCCGGCATAGTTAACGCCCTATGCTTCGATATCGATGACCTGGCATACGGCCTCAATATGAGGAACGGCACGCATCTGCCATACGGCGGCCTCGTGGAGAAAGAAACATATGTGCTCCTGGAATCATTGGTAAAGATGGATATCAGGGCCACCATGTTCGTCCCCGGATATGTGGCCCGACGTTACCCCGGCGTTGTGAGGGAGATCGGCCGGGCCGGTCATGAAGTCGCCTCTCACGGATATACCCATATGACCGCCGAACGATTAGGGAGAAAGGGCTTCCGGGAGGACGCCTCAATGAGTAAGAGCATGCTGGAGGATCTCCTGTCGGCGGAGGTCAGCACCTACAAGGCCCCTGAATGGAGTATCACCCCTTGCACCCCGTGGGCCTATGATGAGCTCATCTCGGTGGGTTACCGTGTCGATCATACTGCCCAGCCGGCCCTGTTGAAGTCCCTGGGACGGCTCCCCGACGATATGGAGCCTTTCACCTACAAGGATTCTTTGACTGTTATTCCGGTAACTTCCTGCCGGTTGTTCGGGCGCGATTTTCCTCTTAATGGGGGACTCTTCTGCGCCTATGTGCCCATAAGTGCCCAAATCCGGCATTACCGGCGGTTAAACCGGAAAGGGGTTCCCTTCAATTATTATTGTCATCCTTTTGAAATCCATCCTCAAGGGGCCAACAAACACCCGTGGAAATACGGCTCGGTCTGGGCAGCTTTCTACGGGATCTATTTCGGTATATACAGGCACCACCTGTCACACCTCGCTGAGCAGTTCAGGTTTGCCCCCCTGAAGACTGCCTACCGCGCCTACCTCCCCTCTATGAATGACGCATCGAGCCTCTACCGGTATGCTTCCGGGAACGGCTTCCCCGCGTGA
- the fabG gene encoding 3-oxoacyl-ACP reductase FabG, with protein sequence MGTNRIALITGGSRGIGAAVALALAADGFDIWLNYRSDHEAASNVAKSVEQAGRKCILLPFNVSDPAGVESHLMPLLENETPYALINNAGFKKDVILAWMTHEEWDEVLSVNLGGFFLVTKPVVNNMLRKREGRIINIVSTSGQSGIAGQTNYAAAKAGLMGATKALAVEVARRNVLVNAVSPGFIDTEMVKDLPKDKVLPMIPMGRYGTPMEVAGVVSFLCSEKASYITGQVISVNGGVYR encoded by the coding sequence ATGGGAACTAACAGGATCGCATTAATAACGGGCGGCAGCAGAGGGATCGGAGCGGCTGTGGCTTTGGCCCTTGCGGCCGACGGTTTTGACATCTGGCTGAATTACAGGAGCGACCATGAGGCAGCATCGAATGTGGCAAAGTCGGTCGAGCAGGCCGGGCGGAAGTGTATTTTGCTCCCCTTTAACGTGTCCGATCCGGCAGGCGTCGAGTCACACCTTATGCCCCTGCTGGAAAATGAAACACCTTATGCCCTGATTAATAATGCGGGTTTTAAAAAGGATGTAATCCTGGCCTGGATGACGCACGAGGAATGGGACGAAGTCCTCTCCGTTAACCTCGGAGGCTTCTTTCTCGTAACGAAACCTGTAGTGAACAACATGCTCAGAAAAAGAGAGGGGCGTATTATCAACATAGTATCCACCTCCGGACAAAGCGGGATTGCAGGTCAGACAAATTATGCCGCCGCAAAGGCGGGTCTCATGGGGGCCACGAAGGCCCTGGCCGTGGAAGTGGCACGGCGGAACGTCCTCGTCAATGCAGTCTCACCCGGTTTTATCGATACCGAAATGGTGAAAGACCTCCCGAAAGACAAGGTCCTCCCCATGATCCCCATGGGTCGTTATGGAACACCCATGGAGGTAGCCGGCGTGGTGAGTTTCCTTTGCTCGGAGAAAGCCTCGTACATTACGGGTCAGGTCATCTCGGTGAACGGCGGCGTCTACCGGTGA
- the bamE gene encoding outer membrane protein assembly factor BamE gives MDTHKTIIGFILCCSFLIGLAGCGGSVRVGDNAPRYLTSNIHAQQQEKEMKASYANWTNPGAGHVIIPVNTPVIVDTVRRDLSIVTRDTNKTIYFEFDEGKMGMTNAQYINIIASPQPTNLNHLSAVDRKGINEGKVYTGMTKEGVRIALGYPAVHKTPSLNSNTWYYWTNRWKSFAVQFDNTGKVSTVIK, from the coding sequence ATGGACACACACAAAACAATTATCGGCTTTATCCTTTGCTGTTCATTCCTTATCGGTCTTGCAGGTTGCGGCGGTTCGGTCCGCGTTGGCGACAACGCACCAAGATACCTTACGAGCAATATCCACGCACAGCAGCAGGAGAAGGAGATGAAGGCCAGCTATGCAAACTGGACCAATCCCGGCGCAGGACATGTAATAATACCGGTAAATACACCTGTCATCGTAGACACTGTGAGAAGGGATCTGTCCATTGTAACCCGCGATACCAACAAAACGATCTATTTTGAATTTGACGAGGGGAAAATGGGTATGACCAACGCCCAATATATCAATATCATCGCGTCACCTCAGCCTACAAACCTTAATCATCTCTCCGCTGTCGACCGCAAGGGGATTAATGAAGGAAAGGTTTACACGGGCATGACAAAAGAGGGAGTAAGGATCGCCCTCGGCTATCCCGCAGTGCACAAGACGCCTTCCCTTAACAGCAATACCTGGTATTACTGGACAAACAGATGGAAGTCCTTTGCGGTTCAATTCGATAATACGGGAAAGGTAAGCACGGTCATCAAGTAG
- a CDS encoding NAD(P)/FAD-dependent oxidoreductase: MLDADTIVIGSGAGGLTAALALAQAGERVLVVEQHTQPGGLCHSFRRGGFRFSPGVHYIGQLGPGGWLRRIYEGLGVADDLTFCEMNPGAFEHIRIGDEVFDLPKGEKAMIERFKMRFPRQAGGIDDYFSLLHTVCEEMACIPETKSFVDFLTVPFRTWNMGRYGLYSLDRILRDRISDPLLRSFLSIQCGDHGLPPSRVPFAMHAPVAGHYIDGGYYPLGGASAIPGALIQGLYKEGGEVRLSTPVEKILIEKRGSRRRAIGVRLEGGAELRAGRIVSNASPHITYNQLVGREHVSSRLRRKLDRTSYSIAALTLFLATDLDLESMGMDSGNYWYASGGDFESVYTRAQDPDAVGDRLPSIFFGITSMKDPSNFTRGHHTIEVVRLITYSAFGAYADSTSGNRPGGYLDLKERLTGAMLKSLDRIIPGIGDHILFCELGTPLTNEHYVRSTRGACYGTAKILSQIGPFSFKQTSEIDNLCLCGASILHGVSGATTSGLTLAATVLKCRPSELLKKTGQNLRVIAPDSPHPPTLPILIQVPHDRGKGGLS; this comes from the coding sequence ATGCTCGACGCTGATACGATCGTCATAGGGTCCGGCGCGGGAGGCCTTACTGCGGCCCTGGCCCTGGCCCAGGCGGGCGAACGGGTGCTCGTGGTCGAACAACATACCCAACCGGGAGGCTTGTGCCACAGCTTTCGACGCGGAGGCTTTCGCTTCAGCCCCGGTGTCCATTACATCGGACAACTCGGACCCGGCGGATGGCTGCGCAGAATTTACGAAGGGCTCGGCGTCGCCGACGACCTGACTTTTTGTGAGATGAATCCCGGGGCTTTTGAGCATATCCGTATCGGAGATGAGGTTTTCGACCTTCCCAAGGGCGAGAAGGCCATGATCGAGCGCTTCAAAATGAGATTTCCGCGCCAGGCCGGGGGAATCGACGACTATTTTTCTCTTCTCCATACGGTGTGCGAGGAGATGGCATGCATCCCGGAAACAAAAAGTTTTGTCGATTTCCTGACCGTCCCCTTTCGGACCTGGAATATGGGTCGTTACGGGCTCTACAGCCTCGACCGCATCCTTCGCGACAGGATATCCGATCCATTGCTGCGCTCCTTCCTCTCCATCCAATGCGGCGACCACGGACTGCCCCCTTCCAGGGTGCCGTTTGCCATGCATGCTCCGGTGGCGGGACACTATATCGATGGAGGTTATTACCCCCTCGGGGGTGCGAGCGCCATCCCCGGAGCCCTGATCCAGGGCCTTTACAAAGAAGGCGGCGAGGTCCGGCTTTCCACTCCGGTGGAAAAAATACTTATCGAAAAAAGAGGGAGCAGGCGCCGCGCCATCGGGGTTCGCCTTGAGGGAGGCGCTGAACTTCGCGCGGGCCGGATAGTCTCCAATGCCAGTCCTCACATCACCTATAATCAACTCGTGGGCCGGGAGCACGTGAGTTCCCGCCTTAGACGAAAGCTCGACCGCACAAGCTACTCGATCGCAGCCCTGACCCTTTTTCTGGCGACGGACCTGGACCTCGAATCGATGGGCATGGATTCCGGAAACTACTGGTACGCGTCCGGGGGTGATTTTGAGTCCGTCTACACCCGTGCGCAAGACCCCGATGCGGTGGGCGACCGACTCCCGAGCATCTTTTTCGGGATTACAAGCATGAAGGACCCGAGCAACTTCACTCGCGGGCATCACACCATCGAGGTCGTGCGTTTGATAACCTATTCGGCCTTCGGCGCGTACGCTGATTCAACATCCGGTAACCGTCCCGGAGGCTACCTGGACCTGAAAGAGAGACTCACCGGAGCCATGCTGAAATCGCTCGACAGGATTATTCCGGGAATCGGCGATCATATACTCTTTTGCGAACTGGGAACCCCGCTTACTAATGAACACTATGTGCGCTCGACCCGGGGGGCCTGTTACGGGACTGCAAAAATTTTGAGCCAGATAGGTCCCTTCAGCTTTAAGCAGACTTCGGAGATAGATAATCTTTGTCTGTGCGGAGCGAGTATTCTGCATGGGGTATCGGGAGCCACGACGTCGGGGCTCACACTGGCGGCAACAGTCCTGAAGTGCCGTCCGAGCGAATTGCTTAAGAAGACGGGTCAGAACCTGCGGGTAATCGCCCCGGACAGCCCGCACCCCCCGACACTACCCATCCTCATTCAGGTTCCACATGACCGCGGGAAGGGCGGGTTGTCTTAA
- a CDS encoding TlpA disulfide reductase family protein: MIQNKVFLSLSSHRLRAAILPMISLIIITFICTIFPAAPASSARVAPKGLPPFTLPAPATEQERNYLGLKSPGPFEVGQIRPGVVIIEFFDLECPYCRSATSDVDEVFRKIEGRPDLKGRVTLIGIGMSNDENKVKTYKERYRVPFPVFPDSDMVISRLLNVKTTPTYIAVNVDGKGSAQVFYLQEGVFSSPAAFLGDVISASGLPGARP; the protein is encoded by the coding sequence ATGATTCAGAATAAAGTATTCCTGAGTCTTTCGTCCCACCGGCTGAGGGCGGCAATACTGCCCATGATAAGCCTGATTATAATCACCTTTATTTGTACTATTTTTCCCGCGGCCCCTGCATCTTCGGCGAGGGTAGCCCCCAAGGGCCTTCCGCCCTTTACCCTCCCTGCCCCCGCAACCGAGCAGGAGAGGAATTATCTGGGACTCAAGAGCCCGGGCCCTTTCGAGGTAGGGCAGATCAGGCCGGGGGTTGTGATCATCGAGTTCTTTGATTTAGAGTGCCCCTATTGCCGCTCCGCCACCTCGGACGTGGACGAGGTATTTCGGAAAATAGAGGGGAGACCCGACTTGAAAGGCAGGGTTACCCTTATCGGTATCGGCATGAGTAACGACGAAAATAAGGTCAAGACTTATAAGGAAAGGTATCGCGTCCCCTTTCCCGTCTTTCCCGATTCCGACATGGTCATAAGCCGACTCCTCAACGTGAAAACCACTCCCACCTATATAGCTGTGAATGTGGACGGCAAAGGGTCGGCACAAGTCTTCTATCTCCAGGAAGGGGTTTTCAGCAGCCCTGCAGCATTTCTTGGGGACGTGATCTCCGCTTCGGGACTTCCGGGCGCCCGCCCGTAA